CGCCTCGCCGCCTCGACGTCCCCCTGATCCAGAGTTATGACGAACATAGGTAGCTGTCTTCTTGGGCCGGCTCTTGTTGACATATTCTTTGCTGCTTGGCAGTCAATGTTATATTGATCTGCCATGTCGTTCTTGATCTCTTCCTCTTTGGTATTCGTTGGTAGCCCTCTTATTACCATTTTTGGTTTTACTTCTTCCTCGAATgggaaggctatccattgtagtcTCTTCTTGGGATCTTTTAGGGTCATGTTCTTTGCGTAATCCTCAATAATGTGGGTCATCTTTCGATAATCTTCCGGGCTTTTCGCCTGGATGAGGGTTTCCCTTCCGCTTCTGGAGATCTTATTTGTCGTGATTACGCCTTGTTTCTGGGCTATACTGAGGATAGCCCCTGTCTCGCTCACGCTCTGTAATTTAATTACAGGCGGCTTTCGTTGACGGTTTACCTGTTTTTCAGGAAACGCGGCAGCTTCTTCTTGTTGGTTCGTCTCCATTTGGTTCGACTCTGAATCCTTGGGATGCCGTGCGGCAGGCGCATCTCCACCCGTGCTCGTAGATGGATGCATTGGTGGGGCATTTCCTCGGGGTAGATTGAAGGATTCTTCTAGTGGGGGTGAAGCAGCTCTCATGGCGTTTCTTGCTTGGTTTTCCCATGATGTCGTCTCGTCTTTTGAGATGGGTGACTTCAGTTTTGGgaaatcttctttattttttggtGTCTCTCGGATTTTCCTTAGTATCTCCTCTGCGGGTGACCTTTTGGCTTCAGGGATTGGCTGCTATTTCCCGACTTCAGAGACTGGCTTCTGTTGGAGATTCTGTAAGAGTCCGTTCATCTTTATTTGTTGTTCTGTCATTGTTCTTTGTTGATCTATCAGATCATTCAATCGGGCTGACATTTGCTTCATCTCTTCCTTTTGTTCTTGGATTACGATCCTTAGTTTCTCGTTTTCGGCTCTTTGTTGGTCTCTCTCTGCCGTCATCGCCTCTAGCATTTTCCTCATCTCTTCTTGCTCATTCGTCTTGAGTACCTTCTCTTTCTTGTTTTCGTCGGCTTCACTCTCTTTCGGTTTCGCTCGTTTGGTGGTGCCTCTGACTGCCTGCTCTGCCTCATCATCCATGGGCTCTGCTATTGGATTTTCTCCGTCCTTCTTCGCTTCTGCGTCGTTCTTCGATTTCTCCTCTTTCTTCTTTTTGGATTTCTCCTTCTTCCTCTCGCTTCTAGGTTTCTTGAACCCATTTTCATCCATGGATGAGCAGTCATCGGTGTCGGAACTTAATTCCTGAAACAGGTTTGGGCCCACTTTGCGTGAGCCCTCATATATTGGCGGGGATTGCGCCATGGATCGGGGGCGTGATCGAGACCTAGCTCGATCAATCGTCTGGGGTTGGGGGCGAACGGTCCTAATTTTTGATGAAGCCTTTTTTTCTGCCGACTGGCCCGACGCCAGCTCgacttcagggttggctccctgcaccaagcgcggttgttcacgtacccagacagaactgAGTACGGGTTCCACTTGAGTTTCTCGATCtactgacctaggggccggggctgcatCAATGTAGATTCTCAAAAGCTACACCCTGCAGTGTCGAGGTGCAGTGTTTTAAACTACACCCTTcccttacggaggcacagtagaTATCCCGTAGCGGGCTCTCGTCGAGCCCGCTATTTCTTTTTCCGCTAGCCGATCTCTAGCTGTGGCGTCTCAGAGAACTCAATAGAAATTCCCTAAGTTTCACCACATCCAGACGAACGGCTTTTGCCTCACCTTCTTGCCTAAGGCGAAAAAGTGTTACGGTTTCGCTATCACGCTTACATTCGTGATGGAATGAGAATTCCTGCTAGCCGAAAACAACCTTTTCACCGTCTGGCTTCTTGTCGTCCGCGTCTTCTCGCCTCGGAGAGTGAAAACGCTCAACTGTTACCTCGCTTACATTCAAGGTAGGACTAATAAGTCCCCAGCCGAGCAATCCCCACTACTCGTTGGCTTCTCTTCGCTGCTTCTCTGCTCCGCTCCGCTCGCACGCGTGTTACCAGTCTAGTGGTCGGCACTCAGGCCCGGATGTTCCTAAAAACGAGTTTTCGTCTGCCGAGCGCATGACGTCACTCACAGAGTAATCGCTGGCGAGATATAAGGAAACCAATATAAATAACGTCAAACTTctcttattttattcaaattacaAAAGGTAAAAATCTGAAATTTACACAGAAGTTactatatatgtaaatacaacT
This genomic window from Diabrotica virgifera virgifera chromosome 1, PGI_DIABVI_V3a contains:
- the LOC126891586 gene encoding uncharacterized protein LOC126891586, with translation MAQSPPIYEGSRKVGPNLFQELSSDTDDCSSMDENGFKKPRSERKKEKSKKKKEEKSKNDAEAKKDGENPIAEPMDDEAEQAVRGTTKRAKPKESEADENKKEKVLKTNEQEEMRKMLEAMTAERDQQRAENEKLRIVIQEQKEEMKQIVCNEFLDQHPELDFFDASCKDIQKLLVGWDNFQMQLEVI